One Acutalibacter muris DNA window includes the following coding sequences:
- a CDS encoding S1 RNA-binding domain-containing protein, with product MGLEVGEIYEGKVTGITKFGAFVSLEEGQTGMVHISEIAPTFVNEIRDFVSEGQTVKVKVLSISEEGKISLSIKKALPPEEQHKPRRPGPAGKRPGGPRPPRPPRPEPQQGPGRPGDFEWQSRRNDSGSFEDMMSRFKQTSDEKMSDLKRGNEPRRGYSRRGQRGGGGGN from the coding sequence ATGGGGCTTGAGGTTGGAGAGATCTACGAAGGAAAAGTCACTGGCATAACAAAGTTCGGAGCGTTCGTCAGCCTTGAGGAGGGGCAGACCGGGATGGTGCACATCTCAGAGATTGCCCCGACTTTTGTAAACGAAATAAGGGACTTCGTTTCTGAAGGGCAGACTGTGAAGGTGAAGGTGCTGTCGATCAGTGAAGAGGGCAAGATAAGCCTCTCCATAAAAAAAGCGCTGCCGCCGGAGGAGCAGCATAAGCCCCGCAGGCCGGGCCCGGCAGGGAAAAGGCCCGGAGGACCGCGCCCGCCAAGACCACCAAGGCCGGAGCCGCAGCAAGGCCCGGGACGGCCCGGAGACTTTGAGTGGCAGAGCCGCCGCAACGACAGCGGAAGCTTTGAGGACATGATGTCCCGGTTCAAGCAGACCAGCGACGAGAAGATGTCCGACTTAAAGCGCGGAAATGAGCCGCGAAGGGGCTATTCGCGCCGCGGACAGCGCGGCGGCGGTGGCGGCAACTGA
- a CDS encoding THUMP domain-containing class I SAM-dependent RNA methyltransferase, whose translation MTYSATCLLGVEGLLAQELRDMGCEEVRAENGRVIFSGGWDILARVNLCSRFAERVGLLMGDFHAESFEELFQGVKALPWEEYLGREDGFPVSGSSLNSRLHSVPDCQAIIKKAVVESLKRSYRQDWFTEDGPTHRIRFRIMKDQVSVTIDTSGAGLHKRGYRPVSNAAPIKETLAAALLRLSRLRADGTFYDPFCGSGTLLIEAATMAQNIAPGIGRRFQAEVWEQTPGGVWDHERDRARDMERRDTSFTATGYDIDPAAVELARENARRAGVKVRADVRDIKDFAEATAYGCVVCNPPYGQRLSDQRAARDIYRQLGRVFVPEKGWSYGIITPEEDFEALFGRKADKRRKLYNGMIRCQFYQYFKAI comes from the coding sequence ATGACGTATTCCGCAACCTGCCTGCTGGGCGTTGAGGGCCTGCTGGCCCAGGAGCTGCGGGACATGGGGTGTGAGGAGGTCCGGGCGGAGAACGGCCGGGTGATATTCTCGGGCGGCTGGGATATTCTGGCCCGGGTGAACCTCTGCAGCCGGTTTGCGGAGCGGGTGGGCCTCCTCATGGGCGATTTCCACGCCGAAAGCTTTGAGGAACTGTTCCAGGGGGTCAAGGCCCTGCCCTGGGAGGAATACCTGGGCAGGGAGGACGGATTTCCTGTGTCCGGCAGCAGCCTTAACAGCCGGCTGCACAGCGTACCCGACTGCCAGGCCATAATCAAAAAGGCCGTGGTGGAGAGCTTGAAGCGGAGCTACCGCCAGGACTGGTTTACTGAGGACGGCCCCACCCACCGGATAAGGTTCCGCATAATGAAGGACCAGGTGAGCGTGACGATAGATACCAGCGGGGCAGGACTCCATAAGCGGGGCTACAGGCCCGTGTCCAACGCGGCGCCCATCAAGGAGACCCTGGCCGCCGCGCTGCTCAGGCTCTCGCGGCTGAGAGCGGACGGCACCTTTTACGACCCCTTCTGCGGGTCGGGCACCCTGCTTATAGAAGCCGCTACCATGGCTCAGAATATTGCCCCCGGCATAGGGCGGCGGTTCCAGGCCGAGGTCTGGGAACAGACTCCCGGCGGAGTATGGGACCATGAGCGCGACCGCGCCAGAGACATGGAGCGCCGGGACACGAGCTTTACCGCCACCGGCTATGATATTGACCCCGCCGCGGTGGAGTTGGCCCGGGAGAACGCCAGAAGAGCCGGTGTGAAGGTCCGCGCCGATGTGCGGGACATTAAGGACTTTGCCGAGGCCACGGCCTATGGCTGTGTGGTCTGCAATCCGCCCTATGGCCAGCGGCTCAGCGACCAGAGGGCGGCAAGGGATATCTACCGGCAGCTGGGCCGGGTGTTCGTCCCGGAAAAGGGATGGAGCTATGGAATAATAACGCCGGAGGAGGACTTTGAAGCCCTGTTCGGCCGCAAGGCTGACAAGCGGCGCAAGCTGTATAACGGCATGATACGCTGTCAGTTCTATCAATATTTTAAGGCAATATAA
- a CDS encoding RNA-binding S4 domain-containing protein, translated as MRLDKYLKISRLIKRRTVANEACDAGRVLVNGKEARASYNVKEGDVLEIHLGERVLRARVLSVAEYAKKEEASGLYTLLE; from the coding sequence ATGAGACTGGACAAGTATTTAAAGATTTCCCGTCTGATAAAGCGGCGCACAGTGGCCAACGAGGCCTGCGACGCCGGGCGGGTGCTGGTCAACGGCAAGGAGGCCCGGGCCTCCTACAACGTAAAGGAGGGGGACGTGCTGGAGATACACCTGGGCGAGCGCGTGCTGCGGGCACGGGTCCTTTCAGTAGCGGAGTATGCAAAGAAAGAGGAGGCCTCCGGGCTTTACACTCTGCTGGAGTGA
- a CDS encoding fumarate hydratase has product MREIKSEAITEAIARLCVQANRALPASLEDCIRNANETRPVSRPVMEDLCRNLDAARELGLPICQDTGMAVVFAQVGQEVHIDGDFTEAVNRGVRRGYVEGLLRCSVVADPLRRGNTGDNTPAVLHVSLVPGDKLTLTVAPKGFGSENMSRLKMFTPAASREDIIGFVAGTVKEAGGNPCPPVVLGVGIGGDFELCAKLAKEALCREVSVRNSDPYYADLEKEMLDAVNATGVGPQGFGGAVTALAVNIETYPTHIAGLPVAVNVGCHVTRHKSVTI; this is encoded by the coding sequence ATGAGAGAGATAAAATCGGAAGCTATTACAGAGGCCATAGCAAGACTTTGTGTGCAGGCAAACCGTGCGCTGCCGGCGAGCCTGGAGGACTGTATAAGGAACGCCAACGAGACAAGACCTGTCTCCCGCCCGGTTATGGAGGACCTGTGCCGCAATCTTGACGCCGCAAGGGAGCTGGGCCTTCCCATCTGCCAGGACACGGGGATGGCCGTGGTGTTCGCCCAGGTGGGCCAGGAGGTGCATATTGACGGGGACTTTACCGAAGCTGTAAACCGGGGCGTCCGCCGGGGATATGTAGAGGGACTGCTGCGCTGCTCGGTGGTAGCCGACCCTCTGCGCCGGGGGAACACAGGGGACAATACCCCCGCTGTCCTCCATGTCAGCCTTGTGCCCGGGGACAAGCTCACTCTGACCGTCGCCCCAAAGGGCTTTGGCAGCGAGAACATGAGCCGGCTGAAAATGTTTACTCCTGCCGCCAGCCGGGAGGATATCATCGGCTTTGTGGCAGGGACCGTAAAGGAGGCCGGGGGGAACCCCTGCCCGCCGGTGGTGCTGGGGGTGGGTATCGGAGGGGACTTTGAGCTCTGCGCGAAGCTTGCCAAAGAGGCCCTCTGCCGGGAGGTGTCTGTCCGCAATTCAGACCCCTACTATGCCGATCTCGAGAAGGAGATGCTGGACGCGGTCAATGCCACAGGGGTGGGCCCCCAGGGCTTTGGAGGGGCCGTGACCGCACTGGCGGTGAATATCGAGACCTATCCCACGCATATAGCTGGGCTGCCGGTGGCGGTCAACGTGGGCTGCCATGTAACCAGGCACAAATCTGTTACGATTTAA
- the yabQ gene encoding spore cortex biosynthesis protein YabQ has protein sequence MTGLTLPAACLCLMTGALLGGLFLFFKLLRGLLYGGRLCAAALDIIFCLVWALTAFLCALVVDKGRLRMFQVVMQVLGAWGTVVALDPFINGVTNIVRRFGRWLGKGLSRPASFLRKRWRIKRADMKAKRDERRKAAQSRKKPGRGKVPGGKGTPRYRKVPVKSKRYALKKKKTKNPLEKLT, from the coding sequence ATGACCGGCCTGACCCTGCCTGCGGCGTGTCTATGCCTGATGACCGGCGCCCTGCTGGGCGGGCTGTTCCTTTTCTTTAAGCTTTTGCGTGGGCTGCTCTATGGCGGCAGGCTTTGTGCTGCGGCGCTGGATATAATTTTCTGCCTGGTGTGGGCGCTTACCGCTTTCCTCTGCGCGTTGGTGGTGGACAAAGGCCGTCTTAGAATGTTTCAGGTGGTTATGCAGGTACTGGGAGCCTGGGGAACGGTGGTGGCCCTGGACCCCTTTATAAACGGCGTGACTAATATTGTACGCCGCTTTGGCAGATGGCTTGGCAAAGGGCTAAGCCGGCCTGCAAGTTTTCTGCGAAAGCGCTGGCGGATAAAGCGGGCTGATATGAAAGCAAAGCGCGACGAAAGGCGAAAAGCTGCCCAAAGTAGAAAAAAGCCGGGCAGAGGGAAGGTCCCGGGCGGGAAAGGCACGCCCAGATATAGAAAGGTCCCGGTAAAATCCAAAAGATATGCCCTAAAAAAGAAAAAAACAAAAAACCCCCTTGAAAAACTTACGTAA
- a CDS encoding FtsB family cell division protein, with protein MDGDTPKRKIPGGLILKLAIFCLTAVVVLSLVEHQVQLVEKQEQLRVLQGQLEQQDMRNKELRAAMDGEEGLRSYAEKRAREDLDYVRPNERVFVDGGE; from the coding sequence ATGGACGGCGATACGCCAAAAAGGAAGATCCCCGGCGGCCTTATCCTAAAGCTGGCAATTTTCTGCCTGACAGCCGTAGTTGTGCTTTCCTTGGTGGAGCATCAGGTGCAGCTTGTGGAAAAGCAGGAGCAGCTCCGCGTATTGCAGGGTCAGCTGGAGCAGCAGGATATGCGGAACAAGGAGCTCCGTGCCGCAATGGACGGCGAGGAGGGCCTGCGCAGCTATGCCGAGAAGCGCGCCAGGGAGGACCTTGACTATGTAAGGCCCAACGAGCGGGTGTTTGTGGACGGCGGAGAGTAA
- a CDS encoding YabP/YqfC family sporulation protein, giving the protein MPEQQIKKHDLSIMGREKLTATGIKRVDFFSDELITAQTDLGQLNIKGEGLHIDSLNSDTGDMLVKGRIGAVSYTESSPALSFFGRLFK; this is encoded by the coding sequence ATGCCGGAGCAGCAGATAAAAAAGCATGACCTGAGCATAATGGGGCGGGAGAAGTTGACCGCCACAGGCATTAAGAGGGTGGACTTTTTCAGCGACGAGCTCATCACCGCCCAGACCGACCTGGGCCAGCTCAATATAAAAGGGGAGGGCCTGCACATAGACAGCCTGAACTCCGACACCGGGGATATGCTGGTCAAGGGCAGGATAGGGGCCGTCTCGTATACCGAGAGCAGCCCGGCGCTGTCGTTCTTCGGAAGGCTGTTTAAATGA
- a CDS encoding GNAT family N-acetyltransferase has protein sequence MKLFGRLRGGIETQRLFLRRWEHKDFKAYIPIVSDPEVMTPAGCQPAGTLEAASAMFARDLHNDLCYAIVLRETEEVIGRIKLQSDLRRFHVNSLSVGYELRRDLWGRGYMTEALAAMVTFAFEKKKVDVLAASHYAENERSRRVIEKCGFKLEGVVPWACKRFDGKICDDVCYSILREDYINGLGTNLQDQL, from the coding sequence ATGAAGCTTTTTGGACGGCTTAGGGGCGGTATCGAGACCCAGCGGCTGTTCCTGCGCCGGTGGGAGCATAAGGATTTCAAGGCCTATATACCAATCGTCTCCGACCCGGAGGTGATGACTCCTGCCGGGTGCCAGCCTGCCGGTACACTGGAGGCCGCTTCGGCGATGTTTGCCCGGGACCTGCATAATGATCTGTGCTATGCCATTGTGCTGCGGGAAACGGAGGAGGTCATCGGGCGCATTAAGCTCCAGAGCGACCTTCGGCGGTTCCACGTGAACAGTCTTTCCGTGGGCTATGAGCTGCGTCGGGACCTGTGGGGCAGGGGCTACATGACCGAAGCCCTTGCCGCCATGGTGACATTTGCCTTTGAGAAGAAGAAGGTGGACGTGCTGGCGGCCAGCCACTATGCGGAAAACGAGCGTTCCCGCCGGGTCATTGAGAAGTGCGGCTTTAAGCTGGAGGGCGTGGTGCCCTGGGCGTGTAAGCGCTTTGACGGGAAAATATGCGACGACGTCTGCTACTCGATCCTTAGGGAGGACTATATAAACGGCCTGGGGACGAATTTGCAGGACCAGCTCTGA
- a CDS encoding HU family DNA-binding protein, whose product MNKTELVAEVSEKAGLTKRDAEAAVKAIVDSVTEALAKGDKVQLVGFGTFEVREHAARTGRNPRTGGTMEIPASKAPAFKAGQALKDAVNK is encoded by the coding sequence ATGAACAAGACAGAATTGGTTGCGGAAGTGTCTGAAAAGGCAGGGCTGACAAAGCGGGATGCCGAGGCAGCCGTAAAGGCGATAGTCGACAGTGTTACTGAGGCTCTTGCAAAGGGCGACAAGGTCCAGCTGGTGGGCTTTGGCACCTTTGAGGTGCGCGAGCACGCCGCCCGCACCGGCCGTAACCCCCGCACAGGCGGCACCATGGAGATCCCCGCCTCTAAGGCCCCTGCTTTTAAAGCGGGCCAGGCCCTGAAGGACGCTGTGAACAAGTGA
- the hpf gene encoding ribosome hibernation-promoting factor, HPF/YfiA family produces MKINIIGRKVNLRNNFKELAEKKLAKFDRIFDQDAEATVTVTVERNRQTVEITIRQRGAIFRAENTAMDMNEALDHCVSALGRQMRRNKTRLEKAKKVDPGMEFADSYYDEPEEELQVVRTKRFAVKVMGPEEAIMQMNMLDHEFFMFRDDVSGEINVVYRRKNGDYGLLVPDEK; encoded by the coding sequence ATGAAGATCAATATCATCGGGCGTAAAGTAAACCTTCGCAACAACTTTAAGGAGCTGGCCGAGAAGAAGCTTGCCAAGTTTGACCGCATTTTCGACCAGGACGCCGAAGCCACCGTCACCGTCACTGTGGAGCGCAACCGGCAGACTGTTGAGATCACCATCCGTCAGCGGGGGGCGATCTTCCGCGCGGAGAATACCGCCATGGATATGAACGAGGCCCTGGACCACTGCGTGTCCGCTTTGGGCCGCCAGATGCGCCGCAATAAGACCCGCCTTGAGAAGGCCAAGAAGGTGGACCCGGGCATGGAGTTTGCCGATTCCTATTACGACGAGCCCGAAGAGGAGCTCCAGGTGGTGCGCACAAAGCGCTTCGCTGTGAAGGTCATGGGCCCGGAGGAGGCCATAATGCAGATGAATATGCTGGACCACGAGTTCTTCATGTTCCGGGATGACGTCTCCGGCGAGATAAATGTGGTCTACCGCCGTAAAAACGGCGACTACGGCCTGCTGGTGCCAGACGAGAAATGA